From Gloeocapsopsis sp. IPPAS B-1203, a single genomic window includes:
- a CDS encoding kelch repeat-containing protein encodes MPTYLSLDFSTATPGTVADKNGLGTGFSSVQANSTGDAYDLSLINVDTASSSLVLTATQGSNAAANNLKNALQVAVDTITQPFRISTRLKGPVTNLNAAYKQGGIFVGSDQDNYAKLVVVNDGKQLKLQFYKEQNGIGASIGEITGLNWAGIDTLDLYLTGDPQSKTLNAAYRVNSNTGLPTALQQVQIGAGAASFFANSATSRAGILAFTGQSKKVDVTFDYFGVNSLASANPDFNQINWSNVKPSPLGRTESSGIVANNKLYLFGGYIDNTYTPTKQSHAYDPATNIWQRIANLPTAISHAGIAVAGNNIYLAGGYPGKEPRGQTFATNEVWRYNTVQNKWFAMPSLPAARGSGELSVLNGKLHFFGGVNANRIDQGTHWVLPLNGGQWTNLAPLPNPRSHMADAVVGGKLYAIGGQVGSEHEGAQATVNVYHPATNTWKSAKSLPQALSHVSASTFVMDGKIIVAGGMLADGTDISEVKAYDPLADSWSVLSPIPGPRSSGVAGRIGNNIFFATGASPGFSATTFKGVPVKNQAINSNAQALYRINVGSNTSYTDSQGNIWSGDTGLFNPQGAIALNGGPVNPTPAIANTFDDTLYQSFRGKVGDNNTPISSRVLSLDLPIATPQSVDIKLHFAELYYGAPGRAAGGAGKRVFDVIAEGQTILNDFDIFAASGDALKAVVVPINGIQVNDGTLNLQFKAEQDFASISAIEVLAAT; translated from the coding sequence GTGCCGACATATTTAAGCTTGGATTTTTCAACAGCAACACCAGGAACAGTAGCAGATAAAAACGGATTAGGAACAGGATTCAGCTCAGTCCAAGCAAACAGTACAGGCGATGCCTATGACCTAAGTTTGATCAATGTCGATACAGCCAGCAGCAGCTTAGTACTAACCGCAACTCAAGGCAGCAACGCCGCAGCAAATAACCTGAAAAATGCACTGCAAGTAGCAGTAGATACAATCACCCAACCATTTCGTATTAGTACGCGGCTCAAAGGACCAGTCACCAACCTCAATGCAGCATACAAGCAAGGTGGCATCTTTGTGGGATCAGACCAAGATAACTATGCCAAGCTAGTTGTCGTCAACGATGGCAAACAATTGAAGTTGCAGTTCTACAAAGAACAAAATGGCATTGGAGCAAGTATTGGTGAAATCACAGGCTTGAATTGGGCAGGCATCGATACTCTAGACTTATATCTGACGGGCGACCCGCAATCCAAAACTCTCAACGCTGCCTATCGAGTGAACTCGAACACAGGATTACCAACTGCACTCCAACAAGTACAAATTGGTGCGGGAGCAGCGTCATTTTTTGCCAACAGTGCAACGTCCCGTGCCGGAATCTTAGCGTTCACGGGTCAATCGAAAAAAGTGGATGTAACGTTTGATTATTTTGGAGTCAATTCTCTTGCTAGTGCCAACCCTGACTTTAATCAAATTAATTGGAGTAATGTTAAACCATCACCACTTGGTCGTACTGAGTCTTCAGGTATCGTAGCTAACAATAAGTTATATTTATTTGGTGGATATATTGATAATACTTATACTCCAACTAAGCAATCGCACGCTTACGATCCTGCAACAAATATATGGCAAAGAATAGCAAATTTGCCAACTGCGATTAGTCATGCTGGAATTGCAGTTGCAGGAAACAATATTTATCTAGCTGGTGGCTATCCAGGAAAAGAACCACGAGGACAGACCTTTGCCACAAATGAAGTATGGCGGTATAACACTGTCCAAAACAAATGGTTTGCAATGCCATCTTTGCCTGCAGCTAGAGGTTCTGGTGAGTTATCGGTTCTCAATGGCAAACTGCACTTCTTTGGCGGTGTGAATGCCAACAGAATTGATCAAGGCACTCACTGGGTTTTACCACTCAATGGTGGTCAATGGACTAACTTAGCTCCATTACCTAATCCTCGTAGCCACATGGCAGATGCCGTTGTTGGTGGAAAGCTTTATGCTATTGGCGGTCAAGTTGGTTCAGAACATGAAGGTGCTCAAGCTACCGTGAATGTTTATCATCCGGCAACGAATACTTGGAAGTCAGCAAAAAGCTTACCTCAAGCGCTATCGCATGTTTCTGCTTCCACGTTTGTAATGGATGGCAAAATTATTGTCGCAGGAGGAATGCTTGCTGATGGTACTGATATCAGCGAAGTAAAAGCTTACGATCCACTGGCTGATTCGTGGTCTGTGTTATCGCCTATTCCTGGACCGAGATCTTCAGGAGTTGCTGGGCGAATTGGCAACAATATATTCTTTGCTACTGGTGCTTCTCCAGGGTTCTCTGCAACGACGTTTAAAGGAGTGCCTGTTAAAAACCAAGCTATTAATAGTAATGCACAAGCACTGTATCGCATAAATGTAGGTAGCAATACATCATACACCGATAGTCAAGGCAACATCTGGTCAGGCGATACGGGACTATTTAACCCTCAAGGCGCGATCGCACTCAATGGTGGTCCGGTTAATCCTACTCCGGCAATTGCTAATACATTTGATGACACGCTTTATCAAAGTTTTCGCGGCAAGGTGGGGGATAACAATACCCCTATCTCATCGCGGGTGTTGTCGTTAGATTTACCCATTGCTACACCCCAAAGTGTGGATATTAAGTTGCATTTTGCTGAATTGTACTATGGTGCACCAGGACGAGCAGCGGGGG
- a CDS encoding DNA polymerase III subunit alpha, producing MSFVGLHIHSDYSLLDGASQIPELIDRANELGMKAIALTDHGVMYGAIELIKICRNKNVKPIIGNEMYVINGDIEEKKRRPRYHQVVLAKNTKGYKNLVKLTTISHLKGIQGKGIFSRPCVNKELLKEYHEGLIVTSACLGGEVPQAILRGRLDIARKVAQEYKDIFGNDYYLEIQDHGSQEDRIVNIEIIKIARELDIKFIATNDSHYISCFDVEAHDALLCIQTGKLIAEDKRMRYSGTEYLKSAEEMSQLFRDHLPDDVIQEAIATTLEIADKVEPYHIMGEPRIPNYPVPAGHTADTFLEEVVWEGMLERFRKRSRSEIDPTYKERLDYELKMIQQMGFSTYFLVVWDYIKYARDHQIPVGPGRGSAAGSLVAYALKITNIDPVHHGLLFERFLNPERKSMPDIDTDFCIERRDEVIEYVTEKYGTDRVAQIITFNRLTSKAVLKDVARVLDIPYGEADRMAKLIPVVRGKPTKLAVMISDATPAPEFKEKYQNDPKVRHWVDMAIRIEGTNKTFGVHAAGVVISSEPLDEIVPLQKNNDGSVITQYFMEDLESLGLLKMDFLGLKNLTLIQKTIELIKQNQNIEIDPDYLPLEERKVQKILAKGEVKKMPQEVEKTYKVLEEGELEGIFQLESSGMRQIVRDLKPSCIEDISSILALYRPGPLDAGLIPKFINRKHGREELDYIHPLLEPILNETYAVLVYQEQIMKMAQDLAGYSLGQADLLRRAMGKKKVSEMQKHREAFVDGAAKNGVRKQVAEELFDQMVKFAEYCFNKSHSTAYGYVTYQTAYLKANYPVEYMAALLTANSGDTDKLQKYLSTCLNMNIQIEPPDINRSGVDFTPVAGKILFGLSAVRNVGQGAIAWILEARNEGGEFQSLADLCDRVDLRAVNRRTLEALIHCGAFDKLEANRNQLIQDLELVIDWAQSRAKDRASGQVNLFDWSGTTNNDDNTSYDLAPKAPSVADYPPMEKLRWEKELLGFYVSDHPLKSLRSRAQILSPINLSQLGDQKDSTLVCAVVMVTNIKPVVTKKGDRMAILQIEDLTGQTEAVVFPKAYERIGISLVADARMVVWGKVDRRDDQLQLIVEDAESIETVQLVMVELDPQQAATLDYQHRLKTILQEQLGEKDKAKIPVLALVKLGDRNQLVRFGRQFWVQNGQATVEMLKTASFSAYTQPIASQF from the coding sequence ATGTCTTTTGTAGGTCTACACATTCATAGTGATTACAGCTTGCTTGACGGTGCAAGTCAAATACCAGAACTGATTGATCGAGCAAATGAGTTGGGTATGAAAGCGATCGCACTGACCGATCACGGTGTCATGTATGGTGCAATCGAACTGATTAAAATTTGCCGAAACAAAAACGTTAAGCCAATTATTGGCAATGAAATGTATGTTATTAATGGAGATATTGAGGAGAAAAAACGTCGCCCTCGTTATCACCAAGTTGTTTTAGCAAAAAACACAAAGGGTTACAAAAATCTTGTTAAATTAACAACAATCTCTCACCTTAAAGGTATTCAAGGTAAAGGAATTTTCTCGCGCCCTTGTGTGAATAAAGAGCTATTAAAAGAATATCATGAAGGACTAATTGTTACTAGTGCTTGTTTAGGTGGAGAAGTACCGCAAGCGATTTTGCGAGGAAGATTAGATATTGCACGGAAAGTAGCACAAGAATATAAGGATATATTTGGTAATGATTATTATTTAGAAATTCAAGACCACGGTTCTCAAGAAGACCGAATTGTTAATATTGAAATTATTAAAATTGCTCGGGAATTAGATATTAAGTTTATTGCTACAAACGATTCGCATTATATTTCTTGCTTCGACGTAGAAGCACACGACGCTTTGTTGTGCATTCAAACAGGAAAACTCATTGCAGAAGATAAACGGATGCGATACAGCGGAACAGAGTATCTCAAATCTGCGGAAGAGATGAGTCAGCTGTTTCGCGATCATTTACCTGATGATGTGATTCAAGAAGCGATCGCCACCACGTTGGAAATTGCTGATAAAGTTGAACCTTACCATATCATGGGCGAACCGCGAATTCCTAATTATCCAGTTCCCGCAGGACACACCGCCGATACTTTTCTAGAAGAAGTCGTCTGGGAGGGAATGCTAGAACGCTTCAGAAAGCGATCGCGCAGTGAAATTGATCCAACATATAAAGAAAGGTTGGATTATGAACTAAAGATGATCCAACAAATGGGTTTTTCTACGTACTTTTTAGTTGTGTGGGACTATATTAAATACGCTAGAGATCACCAAATTCCTGTAGGTCCTGGACGGGGTTCTGCAGCCGGTTCTTTAGTCGCTTATGCTTTAAAAATTACAAATATTGACCCTGTTCATCACGGATTGTTATTTGAACGATTTTTGAATCCTGAGCGTAAATCAATGCCTGATATTGATACAGATTTCTGTATCGAAAGACGCGATGAAGTTATTGAATATGTAACAGAAAAATACGGCACAGATCGAGTTGCCCAAATTATTACTTTCAACCGTCTTACTTCTAAAGCTGTTTTAAAAGACGTGGCACGGGTATTAGATATTCCCTATGGTGAAGCTGACCGGATGGCAAAGCTAATTCCTGTAGTGCGCGGTAAGCCAACTAAGCTTGCCGTGATGATTTCTGATGCAACTCCAGCACCAGAGTTTAAAGAGAAATATCAAAATGATCCTAAAGTCCGTCACTGGGTTGATATGGCAATTCGGATTGAAGGAACTAACAAAACCTTTGGCGTTCATGCTGCAGGAGTTGTTATTTCTTCAGAACCTTTAGATGAGATTGTTCCATTGCAAAAAAATAATGATGGTTCAGTTATCACCCAGTATTTTATGGAAGATTTGGAATCACTGGGATTGCTGAAGATGGACTTTTTGGGATTGAAAAATTTAACTCTTATTCAGAAAACAATCGAGTTAATCAAACAAAACCAGAATATCGAGATTGATCCCGACTATCTACCCTTAGAAGAAAGAAAAGTTCAAAAAATCTTAGCTAAGGGCGAAGTCAAAAAAATGCCCCAGGAAGTAGAGAAAACTTATAAAGTTCTTGAAGAAGGTGAACTTGAAGGCATTTTTCAACTTGAGTCTTCAGGAATGCGGCAAATTGTTCGCGATTTAAAGCCTTCGTGTATTGAAGATATTTCTTCAATTTTGGCATTATACCGTCCTGGACCTCTCGATGCTGGGCTTATTCCCAAGTTTATTAACCGCAAGCACGGTCGCGAAGAATTAGACTACATTCATCCACTATTAGAGCCAATATTAAATGAAACTTATGCAGTCTTAGTCTATCAAGAGCAAATCATGAAAATGGCTCAAGATTTAGCCGGATATTCTTTAGGACAAGCAGATCTTTTACGGCGGGCTATGGGTAAAAAGAAAGTTTCCGAGATGCAAAAACATCGAGAAGCTTTTGTTGATGGTGCAGCTAAAAATGGCGTTAGAAAGCAAGTAGCGGAAGAATTGTTTGACCAGATGGTCAAGTTCGCGGAGTATTGTTTTAACAAATCCCATTCGACTGCTTACGGTTATGTCACTTATCAAACAGCATATTTAAAAGCAAATTACCCTGTAGAATACATGGCAGCACTGCTGACAGCGAACAGCGGTGATACGGATAAGCTCCAAAAATATCTTTCTACGTGTCTGAATATGAATATTCAGATTGAACCACCAGATATTAACCGCTCTGGGGTGGATTTTACACCTGTAGCTGGTAAGATTTTGTTTGGCTTATCAGCTGTCAGAAATGTTGGACAAGGCGCGATCGCATGGATTTTAGAAGCCCGTAATGAGGGCGGTGAATTTCAATCTCTTGCCGATTTATGCGATCGCGTCGATCTGCGTGCTGTGAATCGCCGTACCTTAGAAGCTTTAATTCATTGCGGTGCTTTTGATAAACTCGAAGCTAATCGCAACCAACTGATTCAAGACCTTGAGTTAGTGATCGATTGGGCGCAATCGCGTGCGAAAGATCGTGCGAGTGGTCAAGTTAATTTATTTGATTGGAGTGGGACAACTAATAATGACGATAACACTAGTTATGACTTAGCACCCAAAGCCCCTTCTGTTGCAGACTACCCACCTATGGAAAAACTGCGATGGGAAAAAGAATTACTTGGTTTTTACGTTTCCGATCATCCGTTGAAGTCTCTTCGTTCTCGGGCACAAATTTTATCGCCGATAAATCTATCGCAATTGGGCGATCAAAAAGATAGTACTTTGGTGTGTGCCGTGGTCATGGTGACTAATATTAAACCAGTAGTCACTAAAAAAGGCGATCGCATGGCGATTTTACAAATAGAAGATTTAACTGGACAAACTGAAGCCGTTGTATTTCCAAAAGCTTACGAACGTATTGGCATATCCCTCGTTGCTGATGCCAGAATGGTCGTTTGGGGTAAAGTAGATCGCCGTGATGACCAACTTCAGTTGATTGTAGAAGATGCTGAATCAATTGAAACTGTGCAGCTAGTTATGGTGGAACTCGATCCTCAGCAAGCGGCAACTCTTGATTATCAACACCGCTTGAAAACTATTTTACAAGAACAGTTGGGTGAGAAAGATAAGGCAAAGATTCCTGTGCTGGCGCTAGTAAAATTAGGCGATCGCAATCAATTAGTCCGCTTCGGGCGTCAGTTTTGGGTACAAAATGGTCAAGCAACGGTAGAAATGCTTAAAACTGCCAGCTTTTCTGCTTACACTCAACCAATTGCTAGTCAATTCTAA
- a CDS encoding Ig-like domain-containing protein: MLNLDFSFAIPDTVVDKDGQGTGFTSVEPNSSGDHYQPSQIDLDTTAKKLTLTATKGSSAWTNNSLKNALQRGIDDTKPFTISTRLQGSPTKFATAFQQGGVFFGSDQDNYVKLVVINTGGANGLRLQFFKEENGVGSSIGEISNLNWRNINTLDLYLTGDPETKTFKAAYRVNSNTAPATVVNQSATIKANTPFFIANSGNTTAGILASTTNAPNVAVAFDQFGIAQEIKVNFQPNNANLPSGFVTDNGAGFNNVRGYGWVRNGTSTPLNIGQFARDRDRLGVDQRIDTLLHMQYPNTPAAAWEMAVPNGLYSVSVSVGDGPNPNGVYDSKHSIRVEGVTAIDKFQSTALQEYKLETVKVNVNDGRLTIDAIGGTNTKINFIEIFNITPGKHPNITGFAVDRDTQGRAYLNTSINVDVALARAGIGVEANSLNASTVKLYRTKDGQQVPGLVGTSGGNDVIVYQPSQNLAPNTNYTFIVTNNVKDESGTSFNTSSFTFNTGNTTTNPTDNRVNFTQQSVYQGAPLASLTVGPDGKLYAAGLDGKIRRWNINTGSGQLSNLQTFAPAKLDGRAIIGIAFDPNNPNNLWISHNDPLFPQPAKDFTGAISKLVLNSNTNSFNANIQDYVVGLPRSAKDHLSNSLAFGSDGKLYMTQGSNSALGAPDTAWANRPERLLTAAVLQIDPYRNAPIGGFNVQTENYGGKQGNYNPFAINAPVKIYATGIRNAYDLVWHSNGSLYVPTNGSGANGNTPDDPRTSRNEALQKVAAQNDYLYRVVESGYYGHPNPKRGEYILNGGNPTNGVDPAEVVRIVDPVTNAVYAGYPVGVQPDPNFSGFAYDFGRNKSPNGAIEYKSNTFGGALKNKLLVTQYSGGNDILALEPGANGNVPRGNVTRIVSGLNDPLDLVEDTRTNAGNLYVAELIQGGAAGQISLLKVS; this comes from the coding sequence ATGTTAAACCTTGATTTTTCTTTCGCGATTCCTGACACAGTTGTAGATAAAGATGGTCAAGGCACCGGATTCACATCGGTAGAGCCTAACAGCAGTGGGGATCATTATCAACCGAGTCAAATTGATCTCGACACAACCGCTAAAAAACTGACTCTAACTGCAACAAAGGGTAGTAGTGCCTGGACAAACAACTCACTAAAAAACGCACTACAGCGCGGAATTGATGACACTAAACCGTTTACAATTAGCACGCGGTTACAAGGATCGCCCACTAAATTTGCAACTGCTTTTCAGCAAGGTGGCGTTTTTTTTGGTTCGGATCAAGATAATTATGTCAAGCTTGTTGTCATCAATACTGGTGGCGCGAATGGCTTGAGACTTCAGTTTTTCAAAGAAGAAAACGGAGTAGGCTCAAGTATTGGAGAAATTTCTAATCTCAATTGGAGAAATATCAATACGCTGGACCTTTATCTCACAGGCGATCCTGAGACAAAAACGTTTAAGGCAGCTTACCGCGTTAACTCAAATACAGCACCAGCTACTGTCGTCAATCAGTCTGCCACAATTAAGGCAAATACACCCTTTTTTATTGCCAATTCTGGTAACACTACTGCTGGTATCTTAGCTTCTACAACGAATGCACCCAATGTTGCAGTTGCGTTTGATCAGTTTGGCATTGCTCAAGAAATTAAAGTCAACTTTCAACCCAACAACGCGAATCTACCATCAGGTTTTGTCACAGACAATGGCGCAGGATTCAATAACGTTCGTGGCTATGGTTGGGTTAGAAATGGAACAAGTACACCTTTAAACATTGGGCAATTTGCCCGCGATCGCGATCGCCTAGGTGTGGATCAACGCATTGATACTTTACTGCATATGCAGTATCCCAATACTCCTGCGGCAGCTTGGGAAATGGCAGTTCCGAATGGACTGTACAGCGTGAGTGTCAGCGTTGGTGATGGACCAAACCCCAATGGAGTCTATGACAGCAAGCACTCAATTCGCGTTGAAGGTGTGACCGCAATTGACAAATTCCAAAGCACTGCGCTGCAAGAATATAAGCTAGAAACCGTTAAAGTGAATGTCAACGATGGTAGGTTGACAATTGATGCGATCGGTGGAACTAACACCAAAATCAACTTCATCGAAATCTTTAACATCACCCCAGGAAAACACCCTAACATTACAGGATTTGCAGTTGATCGTGATACACAGGGTAGAGCATATCTCAATACATCGATTAATGTAGATGTAGCGCTGGCACGTGCAGGCATAGGTGTTGAAGCTAACAGCTTAAATGCATCAACTGTAAAACTGTATCGGACAAAAGATGGTCAACAAGTTCCTGGACTTGTAGGAACAAGTGGCGGCAATGATGTTATTGTCTACCAACCTAGTCAGAATTTAGCCCCTAACACTAACTACACCTTCATCGTTACAAACAACGTCAAAGACGAATCGGGTACAAGCTTCAACACGAGTAGTTTCACGTTTAATACAGGAAACACGACTACCAATCCGACTGATAACCGAGTTAATTTCACCCAACAGTCTGTATACCAAGGTGCACCACTAGCAAGTTTAACTGTTGGTCCTGATGGCAAATTATATGCTGCTGGACTCGATGGCAAAATCCGCCGTTGGAACATCAATACAGGTTCGGGTCAATTATCAAATTTGCAAACTTTTGCACCAGCAAAGCTAGATGGTCGTGCAATTATTGGTATTGCCTTCGACCCCAACAACCCCAATAATCTTTGGATTTCGCATAACGATCCACTTTTTCCTCAACCAGCAAAAGACTTTACAGGTGCCATCTCCAAGCTGGTTCTTAATTCCAATACAAACTCTTTTAATGCCAATATCCAAGACTATGTCGTTGGTTTACCACGCTCAGCCAAAGATCATCTCAGCAATAGCCTCGCGTTTGGTTCAGACGGTAAACTTTACATGACCCAGGGTAGCAATAGTGCGTTGGGTGCGCCAGATACAGCTTGGGCAAATCGACCTGAGCGATTGTTAACTGCTGCGGTTTTGCAAATTGATCCTTACAGAAATGCCCCTATTGGTGGCTTTAATGTCCAAACCGAAAACTACGGCGGTAAACAAGGAAACTATAATCCTTTTGCCATTAATGCCCCAGTCAAAATTTATGCTACTGGTATCCGGAATGCTTACGACTTAGTTTGGCATAGTAACGGTAGCTTATACGTACCGACAAACGGCAGTGGTGCTAATGGTAATACTCCAGATGATCCCAGAACTTCAAGAAATGAAGCATTACAAAAAGTTGCTGCTCAAAATGACTACTTATATAGAGTAGTAGAAAGCGGTTACTACGGTCATCCGAATCCCAAACGTGGGGAGTACATTCTCAATGGCGGTAATCCGACAAATGGTGTCGATCCAGCTGAAGTAGTGAGAATCGTTGATCCTGTTACTAATGCTGTATATGCAGGTTATCCGGTTGGTGTTCAGCCAGATCCTAACTTCTCAGGCTTTGCTTACGATTTTGGACGCAATAAATCACCCAATGGCGCCATTGAATACAAGAGCAATACTTTCGGAGGCGCTTTGAAAAACAAGCTGCTTGTTACACAGTACAGCGGCGGCAATGACATATTGGCACTAGAACCAGGTGCTAACGGCAACGTTCCTAGAGGAAATGTCACCCGCATTGTTTCTGGGTTAAACGATCCTTTGGATTTAGTGGAAGACACAAGAACAAATGCTGGCAATTTGTACGTTGCAGAACTCATTCAGGGCGGTGCTGCAGGTCAGATTTCACTGTTGAAAGTAAGTTAA
- a CDS encoding Type 1 glutamine amidotransferase-like domain-containing protein, translated as MDTTVVIFVRRSLIMSRQQIIAMGGGGFSMEPENLLLDQYILDLVNKEKPKVCFVPTASGDAEDYITRFYASYSTLPSTPSHLSLFKPPHADLRTLVLEQDVIYVGGGNTKNLLALWKEWELDKILKEAWENGVILAGLSAGSICWFEQGVTDSLPGELTVLPCLGLLQGSNCPHYDGELERRPAYHRLLSAGYISDGYAADDGVALHFVENRLEKIVSSRPNAKAYRLQKMAAEIQETLLETVYLGAESAKNQKAT; from the coding sequence TTGGATACAACAGTTGTCATTTTTGTGAGGCGATCGCTCATCATGTCACGCCAACAAATTATTGCCATGGGTGGCGGTGGTTTCTCGATGGAACCAGAGAACTTGCTACTAGATCAATACATCCTCGATTTAGTCAATAAAGAAAAACCAAAAGTTTGCTTCGTCCCTACCGCGAGTGGTGATGCAGAAGATTACATCACAAGGTTTTATGCTTCCTACTCAACACTACCATCCACACCTTCACATCTATCACTATTTAAGCCGCCACATGCTGATCTAAGAACTTTAGTACTAGAGCAAGATGTTATTTATGTAGGAGGTGGAAATACAAAGAACCTGCTGGCGCTTTGGAAGGAGTGGGAACTGGACAAAATTCTTAAAGAAGCATGGGAAAATGGTGTCATTCTTGCTGGTTTAAGTGCAGGTTCGATCTGCTGGTTTGAGCAAGGAGTCACCGATTCGCTTCCTGGAGAATTAACAGTGTTACCTTGTCTTGGGTTGCTTCAGGGTAGCAATTGTCCGCATTATGACGGAGAATTAGAAAGAAGACCTGCTTACCATCGTTTACTATCAGCAGGATACATCAGTGATGGATATGCCGCAGATGATGGTGTGGCACTGCATTTTGTTGAGAATAGACTAGAAAAAATCGTCAGCTCTCGTCCAAATGCAAAAGCTTATAGACTACAAAAGATGGCAGCTGAAATTCAAGAAACTCTCTTAGAAACAGTATACTTGGGTGCTGAATCAGCCAAAAATCAGAAGGCTACATAA
- a CDS encoding type II toxin-antitoxin system HicB family antitoxin has protein sequence MKYTIIQWSDEDQCFIVILPEFNNIMQPVTHGNTYEKALKNAQEVLEFLVKSAVEDGEILPEPLIVGKSFQVA, from the coding sequence ATGAAATACACTATTATTCAATGGTCAGACGAGGATCAATGCTTTATTGTCATCCTACCTGAATTTAATAATATTATGCAGCCAGTAACCCACGGAAACACCTACGAAAAAGCTTTAAAAAATGCTCAAGAAGTTTTAGAATTTTTAGTAAAATCAGCAGTAGAAGATGGTGAAATTTTGCCAGAACCTTTAATTGTAGGAAAGTCGTTTCAAGTGGCTTAA